In Oenanthe melanoleuca isolate GR-GAL-2019-014 chromosome 10, OMel1.0, whole genome shotgun sequence, a single window of DNA contains:
- the TLNRD1 gene encoding talin rod domain-containing protein 1: protein MASGGSGKSSSEVSGGGIPSSSSLQRKKLISICDHCKIKMQLVADLLLLSSETRPVNTESLSVFGESFEKCRDTIIARTKGLSILTHDVQSQLNMGRFGEVGESLMEMGELVVSLTECSAHAAYLAAVETPGAQPAMPGLVDRYKVTRCRHEVEHGCGVLKTTPLADMSPQLLLEVSQNMSKNLKFLTDACVLASEKSKDKFAKEQFKLSVKCMSTSASALLACVKEVKTSPSELTRNRCVLFSGPLVQSVYALVGFATEPQFLGKAATINPEGKAVQTAILGGAMSVVSACVLLTQCLRDIAQHPESSTKMSDYRERLRNSACAVSDGCNLLSQALRERSSPRTLPPVNSNSVN, encoded by the coding sequence ATGGCTAGCGGTGGCTCCGGCAAGTCCAGCAGCGAGGTCTCCGGCGGCggcatccccagcagcagctccctgcagaggaaGAAGCTCATCTCTATCTGCGACCACTGCAAGATCAAGATGCAACTGGTGGCCGATCTGCTTTTGCTGTCGAGCGAGACCAGGCCGGTGAACACCGAGAGTCTGTCTGTCTTCGGTGAGTCCTTCGAGAAGTGCAGGGACACGATCATTGCCAGGACCAAAGGACTCTCCATCTTGACCCATGACGTCCAGAGCCAGCTCAACATGGGACGCTTCGGGGAGGTGGGAGAAAGCCTGATGGAGATGGGGGAGCTGGTGGTGTCCCTGACCGAGTGCTCTGCCCACGCTGCCTACCTGGCTGCAGTGGAGACTCCGGGGGCCCAGCCTGCCATGCCTGGCTTGGTGGATCGCTACAAGGTGACCCGATGTAGGCATGAGGTGGAGCACGGCTGCGGGGTCTTGAAGACCACCCCTTTGGCAGATATgagccctcagctcctgctggaggtTTCTCAGAACATGTCCAAGAACTTGAAATTCCTGACAGACGCCTGCGTGCTGGCCAGTGAGAAATCCAAGGATAAATTTGCTAAGGAGCAGTTCAAACTCAGTGTCAAGTGTATGAGCACCAGCGCCTCTGCCCTCTTGGCCTGTGTCAAGGAGGTGAAGACCTCACCCAGCGAGCTGACCAGGAACCGGTGCGTCTTGTTCAGTGGACCTTTGGTGCAGTCTGTCTATGCTCTGGTGGGCTTTGCCACTGAGCCCCAGTTTTTGGGTAAAGCTGCCACCATTAATCCAGAGGGCAAAGCTGTGCAAACTGCCATCCTAGGAGGAGCCATGAGTGTGGTATCTGCTTGTGTGCTCCTGACCCAATGCCTCAGGGATATAGCCCAACACCCCGAAAGTAGCACCAAAATGAGCGATTACAGGGAAAGGTTGAGGAACTCGGCTTGCGCCGTCTCGGATGGTTGCAACCTGCTATCTCAGGCACTAAGAGAAAGATCTTCACCCAGGACTTTACCGCCAGTGAACTCCAATTCTGTGAATTAA
- the MESD gene encoding LRP chaperone MESD, protein MAAAAGWALLALALCVSAAAATGGSEGKRREGPPKKKDIRDYNDADMARLLEQWEKDDDIEEGDLPEHKRPPAPIDFSKIDPGKPESILKLTKKGKTLMMFVTVSGNPTEKETEEITSLWQGSLFNANYDVQRFIVGSNRAIFMLRDGGYAWEIKDFLVNQERCADVTLEGQVYPGKGGDGNEKVKNKTKPEKAKKKKDTEKKSNGVKEDNRATNQREEL, encoded by the exons atggcggcggccgcgggctgGGCGCTGCTGGCCCTGGCGCTGTGTGTGAGCGCGGCGGCCGCGACCGGCGGCTCCGAGGGGAAGCGGCGGGAGGGGCCGCCCAAGAAGAAGGACATTCGGGACTACAACGACGCGGACATGGCCCggctgctggagcagtgggag aaagatGATGACATTGAAGAGGGAGATCTCCCTGAGCACAAGAGGCCTCCAGCACCAATAGATTTCTCAAAAATAGATCCAGGCAAGCCTGAAAGCATCCTGAAGCTGACAAAGAAGGGGAAGACTTTGATGATGTTTGTCACAGTGTCAGGAAATCCCAcagaaaaggagacagaagaaaTCACCAGCTTGTGGCAGGGCAGCCTCTTCAACGCAAACTACGACGTGCAAAG GTTTATTGTTGGCTCCAATCGGGCCATCTTCATGCTGCGGGATGGTGGCTATGCCTGGGAGATCAAAGACTTCCTGGTAAATCAGGAAAGGTGTGCAGATGTTACCCTGGAAGGTCAGGTTTATCCTGGCAaaggaggagatggaaatgagaaagtgaaaaacaaaacaaaacctgaaaaagcaaagaagaaaaaagacacaGAGAAGAAATCTAACGGTGTCAAAGAGGACAACCGAGCAACCAACCAGAGAGAGGAGCTATGA